A genomic window from Salvia hispanica cultivar TCC Black 2014 chromosome 5, UniMelb_Shisp_WGS_1.0, whole genome shotgun sequence includes:
- the LOC125186574 gene encoding protein NRT1/ PTR FAMILY 2.6-like, translating into MSFIPIFTAIIADSYAGCFSVICFSSFISLLGVVQLLLSATVSHLRPPSCEKGSILCKQPTPLQAGLLYLGLTLFTIGNGGTRFTLASMGADQLDSTRHQGIFFNWFIFTLYIASFVCSTLMVYVEENRRWGWGWAFTIFSMANLVGLVVFLCGTKFYRLVKPNGSPFKSLACVIVAAIKKKKMPLSSQTDDYHHDGDGFNSPTPFFKFLNRAAVKSEEESSSKIVNPWKLCTVQQVEDLKRLIKIVPIWFSGLILSIPLAVQMSFMIVQAKTMDSHITSHFKIPAATIQVCALIATCVTIPLLDRLILPLWVKLAPTRPPTPLQRIGIGHVFIILSSIVAALVEAKRLSVARSHGLIDQVNAVVPLSLLWLAPQLAILGVSEGFYLAGQATFCYQEFPAPFKNTSTAVAGLTLARAFYSSILVINAVQRATAWLPNNINKGRLDNVYWLCSGVGALNLVFFLVCASVYKYHKD; encoded by the exons ATGAGTTTCATCCCTATCTTCACTGCAATCATTGCTGATTCATATGCTGGCTGCTTTTCTGTCATCTGCTTCTCCTCCTTCATCTCTTTGCTG GGAGTAGTGCAATTGCTTCTATCAGCAACAGTGAGCCATTTGAGGCCTCCTAGTTGTGAAAAGGGCTCCATTTTGTGCAAGCAACCAACGCCTCTTCAAGCCGGTCTTCTGTATCTCGGCCTGACTCTCTTCACTATAGGAAACGGAGGCACACGCTTCACTCTTGCATCCATGGGAGCAGATCAACTAGACTCCACAAGACATCAAGGGATATTCTTCAACTGGTTCATTTTCACACTCTACATTGCCAGCTTCGTGTGCTCAACCCTCATGGTGTACGTGGAAGAGAACCGGCGCTGGGGCTGGGGCTGGGCTTTCACCATCTTCTCCATGGCCAATCTGGTTGGTTTGGTGGTCTTCCTATgtggtacaaaattttatcgCCTTGTCAAGCCCAACGGCAGCCCTTTCAAGAGCTTGGCTTGTGTCATCGTCGCAGCcatcaagaaaaagaagatgcCTCTCTCATCACAAACTGATGATTATCACCATGATGGAGATGGTTTCAACTCTCCCACCCCATTCTTCAA GTTCTTGAACCGTGCAGCGGTGAAGAGTGAAGAAGAGTCTAGTTCAAAGATAGTGAATCCATGGAAATTATGCACAGTGCAACAAGTTGAAGATCTGAAAAGGCTAATCAAGATTGTGCCAATATGGTTTAGTGGTTTGATATTGAGTATACCTCTAGCAGTGCAGATGAGTTTCATGATCGTACAAGCCAAAACCATGGACAGTCACATCACCTCCCATTTCAAAATCCCAGCTGCTACAATACAAGTGTGTGCGCTCATCGCAACCTGTGTCACCATACCGTTACTAGACCGCCTCATTTTGCCGCTTTGGGTAAAGCTAGCTCCCACTAGGCCTCCCACGCCCTTGCAGCGCATTGGGATCGGCCATGTCTTCATTATACTCAGCAGCATTGTTGCGGCGCTTGTGGAGGCGAAGAGACTGAGCGTGGCAAGATCCCATGGCCTCATTGACCAAGTGAATGCAGTGGTTCCCTTGTCGTTGCTGTGGCTGGCGCCACAGTTGGCTATTCTTGGAGTTTCGGAAGGTTTCTATTTGGCAGGACAAGCTACATTTTGTTACCAAGAGTTCCCAGCTCCATTCAAGAACACTTCAACCGCCGTCGCTGGTTTGACACTCGCTAGGGCCTTCTATTCGAGCATTCTCGTCATCAATGCAGTGCAGAGAGCAACGGCATGGTTGCCCAACAATATAAACAAAGGGAGACTAGACAATGTGTATTGGTTGTGCAGTGGGGTAGGAGCTTTGAATTTGGTGTTCTTTCTTGTGTGTGCATCTGTCTACAAATACcataaagattaa